In Deltaproteobacteria bacterium, a single window of DNA contains:
- a CDS encoding HAMP domain-containing histidine kinase: protein MANADRDQSQFIAIMTHELRHRIAIMQMFIDLLQKHGALPAEVEQDRCIIAGQINHLSRLLNDLVDVGRLAFDKLKLRFERVESGDVIHGAVDAMQPMFARNEQRLKLKLARKEHYLKADAKAQPLLASADDS from the coding sequence TTGGCCAACGCGGACCGCGATCAGAGCCAATTCATTGCGATCATGACCCATGAATTGCGACACCGGATCGCGATCATGCAGATGTTTATCGATTTGCTGCAAAAACATGGGGCGCTGCCTGCGGAAGTAGAGCAAGATCGGTGCATCATCGCTGGGCAGATCAATCACCTGAGCCGTTTGCTGAATGACCTCGTCGATGTCGGTCGGTTGGCCTTCGACAAACTCAAACTGCGTTTCGAGCGTGTCGAGAGCGGCGACGTTATACACGGGGCGGTGGACGCGATGCAGCCCATGTTTGCGCGCAATGAACAGCGATTGAAACTGAAACTGGCGCGCAAGGAGCACTATCTCAAAGCCGACGCCAAAGCACAGCCGCTCCTTGCTAGCGCGGACGATTCATGA
- a CDS encoding CBS domain-containing protein — protein MIAKDIMTRDIITVNPTMTVKTLAMTLIKNQISGAPVAGKNGKIVGVVSEADIVAKKGKTVSDIMSKKIISVSEETPVEELAQLMTTHAIKRLPVMNGDKVVGIVSRADIVSAIAQGKHIALDTPIYDL, from the coding sequence ATGATCGCCAAAGATATCATGACCCGCGACATCATCACGGTGAATCCCACGATGACCGTCAAAACGCTCGCCATGACGCTGATCAAAAATCAGATCAGCGGCGCGCCGGTGGCCGGCAAGAACGGCAAGATCGTCGGCGTCGTCTCCGAGGCCGACATCGTCGCCAAAAAAGGCAAAACAGTCAGTGACATCATGAGCAAAAAAATCATCAGCGTCAGCGAAGAGACGCCAGTCGAAGAGCTGGCGCAGCTCATGACCACCCATGCCATCAAACGGCTGCCGGTCATGAACGGCGACAAAGTCGTCGGCATCGTCAGCCGCGCCGACATTGTCAGCGCCATCGCCCAAGGGAAGCACATCGCGCTGGACACGCCGATTTACGATCTGTGA